The sequence below is a genomic window from Silene latifolia isolate original U9 population chromosome 7, ASM4854445v1, whole genome shotgun sequence.
ccgctgagccaagataccggttcgattaccttccctacctcgtggtatagactcgagttacaaagtgactattgaccgtactaagaacttatgcctgtctttgatatattgccctttcttgtatggtgattttatgaattgtaataggtgagatgtaagcggttctgattgataaagtttggattactatttgttatccgattcacatgatagtttagtttggtcggtttaggggtcatttgctagaatacatgataagtaaatggtttatcaaattgtttacatgttacattacatgttacattaattttgacgattcgtggctgggaggactcgaagttactccccactgaattgtggctttcgtgtttgtataaaatgcgatttgaggttgttgatgctttgtttggggtcggacggctagtgagcaaggaaccttggacctaattttggctattctattagtaaaccttttatacttttggtttgtatataattggaagggacatatgtctccctttctatttttggtttgtatccttatatttccgcgtcttatgttatgtatgtaaattagtttatcagttgttgcagggtttttgacactcttcttgagttggaattggttgtgaatggtttagttagaaaatttttgaaattgcaggtttttggactagttgaaccatttacaaacatatcctaccagtttttctgtagaatttacgtttTTTAAGGCTAGAATTAAGGGTGTCACATGCGAACCCACACCATTTTAGCAACCTTGATGTTCTTGTTTAAGTCGTTTAATCTGTTAGGATAACCATTAAATtcatgaccattcttaccacaaaAGTTGCAAACAATATACTCGGGAAGGCCTGCATATTTTCTCCTTCGAAAATCAGTCTTGCTTGGTTCCTAGTTTCGAAAGTTACAGTTCACTGAACTGTTGCTTTggaaaccaagtccagctttcTCTTCAGCTTTTTGGGACTGATTTATGAGAGAGTCTAAAATGTTttggctaccttcccatttcctgTAAAACTCTTTAGCAACATGGAACTCTTTGGTCAAAGTTTTAATTTTAGCAAGATGGTCAAGATTTAGTTTGCCTACTTTGTCAAAAGCGGATTTAGCATGACTACATTTATCACTAAGAAATAAAGCAATTTGCTCGAGTTGCTTATTATCATGTCGACACGAGGTAAGGTCTGCTAGCAGTGAGTCTCGTTCTTTAATCAAAATATCAACTTGAATAATTAAAGACTCGTTTTCTTTTTCAACATCAGAAACAACAGTAGAGGTTATAGTTGATTTTGACGAGCTAGCAATATTCGTGAGAGCAAggttttattttcttaatttcttttcTGAGTGATGGAATGATGTTACTTTCCTTTATCTCGTCTAGACACTCTTTAAGACCAACACTTTCTTCAGCAATTTCCTCAATTTAAGTTTGCAAGTCATAGAGTTTATCATTTTTAGCTAGACTCTTGTCAAGTACGTCATTAAACATCAAACAAAGCTTATCTTTAGAAAGAGTTCTCACCTTGTTCTTGAGATTAATTACCTCGGTGTCGGAGTCATCGCTGGAGTCATCGGAGTGAGCCATAAGGCAGAGTGCGGATTCTTTCTTTGAAGACTTGAgtccgtcaagatcaagatgagttgtcatacaaactttggcatctaattcttcctcaaggacttCATCCTCATCGGAATCAGATACACCCCATATTGCAGACATGACTTTATGCTTAAAATCTTTCTTTGCAAAATCTCGTTTTTCTCTATATTTGAACTCATTCCACTTGGGATAATCTTTGATAAGGTGACCTTTCTCACCATATTTGAAACAAGCCACCGTGGAATAAGatctcttcttttgaaaacgTTTTCTATTAGAATTGTTGAACTTCTTAGGATTATGACTATTGATCATATCCGCCATGTTACGTGAGTACATGGCTTGTTCGTCAtctccatcatcttcctcatcacttgagGTTGATTTGAGAGTGAAATATCTAGCTTTGGAACTTTCACCCGAGCGCTTTGCGAGACTTAACTCGTGtgccatgagtgagcccattaGCTCATTGAGAGATAATTTGGACAGATCTTTAGCCTCCTAAATAGCCGTCACCATCGGTTGTCATTTATCACTTAGGATACGAAGGATTTTTCGGACTATATCCTTGGATTCGAACTCTCTACCTAGAATCTTAagttcattgacaatactagaaaagcgagaagAAAAACAATTGATTGACTcatctttcatcatattgaacatctcatattgttgcatgagaaggtcaatacgatgcTTCTTGACTTGAGACGTTCCTTCATAAGCAAGGCTTaaggtgtcccaaatctctttagcCGAGGTACATCCGGAGATGCGATTGATATCTTGatcaccgatgccatattgaagaatggacatggctttagaattTTTCTCGACTTTACAATAGTCAGCCTCAATATAACGTTCCTCACTTTTTACGGCACTGTTCCCATCAGAGTCAGTGACCGTTATAgcaaggggacccttttgaataatAACCCAACACTCATAATCCGTACTTTTGACGTAGTGTTCCATACGGTGCTTGCACCAGGAGTAGTTATCCCCTTTGAAGATAGGGTACTTACTATGTTTCCCGTCcatgactataggatcaactctctgGTAATTAACCAgctatcaagagcacaaggctctgataccaatcgAAGAGTCACGGGCGAGAGCACCTAAGAGGAGGAAGGGatgaattaggtgtctatttaaaattttaagcttaatgaaatcttcttttaaaactcttaaacactttaaacaatgcttagatgaaaggagaagttgatacttagaactagagagttagaagtaatcaacaacgattcagcaagcagAAGTTACAGTGTACTCAACTGTTGATTCAGAAGATATAAACATGAGTATAGAgtggcagcggaaataaaacaaaatagacacgacaaacgatatttttaaaactggttcggtcactactccgcgacctacgtccagcgctattttattaaatgtctcagaagtaaactcatacaaactaagaccaccccgaataataaaacaactccccaacctactctggtggctaatgcttaaaagctactccgcctacaagacttttgctttgggctactccccCGAAAGACATTGTgtttaaagctactccgcaataaggcttttgctttgggctactccgccgaaagactccgtGCTCAAAATCTACTCCGCTTATAAGACTTCATGCTTAAGaataactctatcctaagacttggtttggttctacccggttgttacaagactccacttatctcaatgttgttcactcaattgagcggaggagataaagtttaagtacaaaacacgggatccttgaacacgactaaaTGACTAGGTGCACAACAACAAActcaataaaagactcaaaagataaataaacaaacttgcaaaatgattcaaagattttgaaatgaaaaacagttttgcaaagttaatttactcgattgaaagcttaagtctttttcagttttaaactcattgttgcacacttgtaaaaatgaattaagcaagttatttataatgtccaagtagtatactagctttacacattaaaatatcttaaactcataagcacaagtgattaaaatattgtaagtagtttgcttgggcaacatggACAAGTCGACCGAATTCTTTACCAAgcaaccgagtattcttcctcaagaaatcggtgcctaagaaTGCAAGAAATCAGATTGTGCACACACACAAAAATAAGCTTGGTTTTTCATCAAGAAACAAGtataaatggttgtgtttatgggaaccataaacattttCATAAATGTAAAAAACAAACAACCCATTTATAgaaagtgtcttattgtgcaagcaaactccttagcaagACATTGAAAGCTCTATATTCTTCAAAAGACTTCAAAACATTTTCAGAAAACATTTGTGAACATTGAAAGCATTTTAACAAaagttcaaatattttcgaaatatttttTTCAAAGACGAGTCTTAAGTAACAGTTGACtgaactgttgtttttgcacctaaacaTAAATTCGAGTTAAGGATCTCCTTACAACTCATGACTTTAACAAtaatgacaatcttcatctttgatcttcgTGATGACTATCTagataaccttgaattgacaattggagcttcatgctatatggttaaaacttaagaggcacacaattaaataacaatgagattaatttgtcttaaggcatcatcaacattaacttaatcaaattgGGTCTCTTCAGAAATGAATTAGGAAAAACATAGGGTTATACCTGGGATCAAAGGGATGAAAAATTGACGAAAAATCGCCTTGAAAGTAGTGCCCTAGCCTCCTCCCGCCGTTTTTCCTCCTCACATCATCCTCCTCTCTATTTCTCTGTTAGGTTTTTATTTCGTGTTTAGGATTATGAGAAAAGGTGGTATTGTAGTGTAGTTGGGTGTTTATATGCTCCGAGTTAATTAACAACTTAAGTGAATCCCGAGTCAAGGTTGTTCCTTCTACTTGGCCTATGTTCAGTCAGTCTAAGGTCTTATTCCGCCATTAACTAATTCTCGACTCACTAACTCGAGCTCATACGAGTAATATAAAATATCAGACGTCCAACTATTTAGATGAATTATCATTAACATACAAAAATGTACtatataaaatataattttataaaataaagtGAAGGGCAAttataataaaatataattaaaatactcTTTAACTCATAATAAAATACGGAATATTACATTCAAGGTAAGTTTGAGATGGTCAAACTTTAATAAGTCGTCCAAGTACCCTTGACATAAGAATACTCATAGTACATAATCATACGATACATTTTATACAAGCGAGATTTTATGGAAAAATAATAAACTTGTAATCTTAATTGTTACATACTCATAATTTATATTACCTTGTACTTGTAATAAATAACACACCTAAAAGGATGAAAATAGGACTATTTCTTTTAATCATACAATgcgattaatttgtaatttttggtAAATAAATATATAGGTCCCCCAAAAAATACCAAATGA
It includes:
- the LOC141589786 gene encoding uncharacterized protein LOC141589786, whose translation is MEVDEFEIAILGELRIHDKNYDLGSFDNSLEEIEGLLFGNGSISMESQMNLVNYQRVDPIVMDGKHSKYPIFKGDNYSWCKHRMEHYVKSTDYECWVIIQKGPLAITVTDSDGNSAVKSEERYIEADYCKVEKNSKAMSILQYGIGDQDINRISGCTSAKEIWDTLSLAYEGTSQEAKDLSKLSLNELMGSLMAHELSLAKRSGESSKARYFTLKSTSSDEEDDGDDEQAMYSRNMADMINSHNPKKFNNSNRKRFQKKRSYSTVACFKYGEKGHLIKDYPKWNEFKYREKRDFAKKDFKHKVMSAIWGVSDSDEDEEIAEESVGLKECLDEIKEKNESLIIQVDILIKERDSLLADLTSCRHDNKQLEQIALFLSDKCSHAKSAFDKVGKLNLDHLAKIKTLTKEFHVAKEFYRKWEGSQNILDSLINQSQKAEEKAGLGFQSNSSVNCNFRN